The following proteins are co-located in the Ensifer sp. WSM1721 genome:
- a CDS encoding DMT family transporter, translating to MSKQFQGYIYLSLAMVLVGSTVIASKVIASGLPPFSATALRFAIALPLFLGLMRATATPWPRPPKGDWLILFLQAGAGSVGYTTLLISGLKLAPAADAGVIIGTLPVVSAAIAVVILGERPHRSVLMAALLAAAGVLVIVFRPGAGEQHSLAGSALIFGAVVCEGLFILLGKRLDSEIPPLTLSALMAGFGGAIAIPFALAELPLAGPADAPAFAAVAYYALVPTVGGFLLWYAGLEKVSGTEAAVFTALAPVSALLLAAAALGEPIAANQMIGMGSVLLAVLSLSLRTTNLTRIGHAARPRTGQQER from the coding sequence ATGTCAAAGCAATTTCAAGGGTATATTTATCTGTCGCTCGCCATGGTGCTCGTCGGCAGCACCGTGATCGCGAGCAAGGTCATAGCCTCGGGCCTGCCGCCATTTTCGGCAACGGCGCTGCGCTTCGCGATCGCCTTGCCGCTTTTCCTTGGGCTGATGCGCGCAACCGCAACCCCTTGGCCGCGGCCGCCGAAGGGCGATTGGCTCATCCTCTTCCTCCAGGCGGGTGCCGGCAGCGTCGGCTATACGACCCTGCTCATTTCCGGCCTGAAGCTCGCGCCCGCGGCCGATGCCGGCGTCATCATCGGCACCCTTCCCGTGGTCTCGGCGGCCATTGCCGTCGTCATCCTCGGCGAAAGGCCGCATCGCTCCGTGCTCATGGCCGCTCTCCTCGCCGCTGCGGGCGTTCTCGTGATCGTCTTCCGGCCGGGGGCCGGCGAGCAGCATTCGCTCGCCGGCAGTGCGCTGATCTTCGGCGCCGTCGTATGCGAAGGTCTGTTCATTCTCCTCGGCAAGCGCCTCGACTCAGAGATTCCGCCGCTGACCCTGTCGGCGCTGATGGCGGGCTTCGGCGGCGCGATCGCCATCCCGTTTGCACTTGCGGAGCTTCCTCTGGCGGGGCCAGCAGACGCGCCTGCCTTTGCCGCCGTCGCATATTACGCGCTCGTGCCGACGGTCGGCGGCTTCCTGCTCTGGTATGCCGGGCTGGAAAAGGTAAGCGGCACCGAGGCCGCAGTCTTCACCGCGCTTGCCCCGGTCTCCGCCCTTCTCCTCGCCGCTGCCGCTCTTGGCGAGCCGATTGCCGCTAACCAGATGATCGGCATGGGCTCCGTGCTCCTGGCCGTCTTGAGTCTCAGCCTCCGGACCACCAATCTCACACGTATCGGACACGCGGCGCGGCCCAGGACCGGCCAGCAGGAAAGGTGA
- a CDS encoding B3/4 domain-containing protein has protein sequence MSFKHSDDIWNDFPELAAGALHVMGIRKEVAVDAQVAHFEAVARARLSERTEGEFPEIQAWRRAFARMGLKPTQYRSASEALLRRYRKEGALPKIHPMIDLCNAASLAFAIPIAVFDLAKVTGDLEVRPAVGDEIYTTFSGDMERPEPQEIIFADTSGRAHARRWTNRQSGYSAVREETAAVLMVAEALHAGAEAHIRLLVDALREAVGTIWSVDPEVAMLERAAPRFDF, from the coding sequence ATGTCTTTTAAGCACTCAGACGATATCTGGAACGACTTCCCCGAACTGGCCGCGGGCGCGCTTCACGTCATGGGTATCCGCAAGGAGGTCGCGGTCGACGCACAGGTCGCGCATTTCGAAGCGGTGGCGAGGGCACGGCTTTCGGAGCGCACTGAGGGCGAATTCCCGGAGATACAGGCCTGGCGCCGCGCCTTCGCACGGATGGGACTGAAGCCGACGCAATATCGCTCGGCCTCCGAAGCGCTTCTTAGGCGTTACAGGAAGGAGGGAGCGCTACCGAAAATCCATCCGATGATCGATCTCTGCAACGCGGCGTCGCTGGCGTTTGCCATCCCGATCGCTGTCTTCGATCTTGCGAAGGTCACCGGCGATCTCGAGGTCCGGCCTGCCGTCGGTGATGAGATCTACACGACGTTCTCCGGCGACATGGAACGCCCTGAGCCGCAAGAAATCATTTTCGCCGATACGAGCGGACGCGCGCATGCGCGGCGCTGGACCAACCGCCAGAGCGGGTATTCGGCCGTCCGCGAGGAGACGGCGGCCGTGCTCATGGTCGCCGAGGCACTGCATGCCGGCGCCGAGGCCCATATTAGGCTGCTCGTCGATGCGCTTCGGGAGGCCGTCGGCACGATCTGGTCCGTTGATCCCGAAGTCGCAATGTTGGAACGTGCGGCGCCGCGCTTCGATTTTTGA
- a CDS encoding AraC family transcriptional regulator — translation MPKGEFRVMPRRIAGVDVVEAATRHAFARHTHEQFGIGLIHEGAQRSLSGRGTVEAEAGDVITVNPGEVHDGAPIGSAGRSWRMLYLDPALVAAAVDDISEGRRRSCEFSDPVIRSARLAARFRAIFAVTADGSDTMLHWEELAVTLLAEAMRLAPRQGTPVKVPTSLASAVNLIDDDPLAPLTLSDLAGECGLSRYQVVRGFAKTTGLTPHAYLIQRRIDIVRRLIADGTPLAEAAIAGGFTDQSHMTRVFVRKFGFSPGAYAQAMN, via the coding sequence ATGCCAAAGGGCGAATTCAGGGTGATGCCGCGCCGCATTGCCGGCGTCGACGTGGTGGAAGCCGCGACGCGCCACGCATTCGCGCGCCATACGCACGAGCAGTTCGGGATCGGCCTGATTCATGAAGGGGCGCAGAGGTCGCTCAGTGGCCGCGGCACGGTCGAAGCCGAGGCAGGCGACGTGATCACCGTTAATCCGGGAGAGGTCCATGACGGCGCGCCCATCGGCAGTGCCGGCCGCTCCTGGCGGATGCTTTACCTCGATCCCGCCCTAGTCGCTGCGGCGGTAGACGACATCAGCGAAGGCCGCAGGCGCAGTTGCGAATTCAGCGACCCGGTGATCAGGAGCGCCCGGCTTGCAGCCCGCTTCCGCGCGATTTTCGCGGTGACCGCAGACGGCTCCGATACGATGCTGCATTGGGAGGAACTGGCCGTCACCCTGCTCGCGGAGGCGATGCGGCTCGCCCCACGGCAAGGCACTCCGGTCAAGGTGCCGACATCGCTCGCTTCAGCCGTGAACCTCATCGACGACGACCCGCTGGCGCCGCTCACGCTTTCGGATCTCGCGGGCGAGTGCGGGCTGAGCCGTTACCAGGTCGTGCGCGGCTTTGCCAAAACGACGGGGCTCACGCCGCATGCCTATCTCATCCAGCGACGGATCGACATCGTCCGGCGGCTGATCGCCGATGGCACGCCGCTCGCGGAAGCGGCGATTGCCGGCGGCTTTACCGACCAGAGCCATATGACGCGCGTTTTCGTGCGCAAATTCGGATTCTCCCCCGGCGCCTATGCCCAAGCGATGAACTGA
- a CDS encoding helix-turn-helix transcriptional regulator has product MLYTGRRLKRLRLFACMKQSHVAELLQVTQATVSRWEAGVLTPSESQQRALEHVFAKMPSTADAALKRLVETSTARVHLICDHSHRLLAASSSRRSEWRRDLLGAPMFRYASEEIQKAEGDLDELGWHDGRVASLVVETGPNGRADVPIVAGRVLWERIPLADGTTGRLVTTLT; this is encoded by the coding sequence ATGCTTTACACGGGGCGAAGGCTGAAGCGCTTGCGGCTCTTCGCCTGCATGAAGCAGAGCCATGTGGCGGAGCTCCTGCAGGTAACGCAGGCGACCGTGTCGCGCTGGGAGGCGGGCGTCCTGACACCTTCCGAAAGCCAGCAACGGGCGCTGGAGCACGTCTTCGCAAAGATGCCGTCGACGGCCGATGCGGCGCTCAAACGGCTGGTCGAAACCTCGACGGCGCGGGTTCATCTGATCTGCGACCACTCACACCGGCTGCTGGCGGCCTCGTCGTCCCGGCGGTCGGAATGGCGGCGGGACCTACTGGGAGCGCCGATGTTCCGCTACGCGTCGGAGGAAATCCAGAAGGCGGAAGGCGACCTTGACGAACTCGGCTGGCACGATGGACGCGTGGCGTCGCTCGTCGTCGAGACCGGCCCCAACGGCCGTGCCGACGTGCCGATCGTCGCCGGCCGCGTGCTTTGGGAGCGCATTCCGCTTGCCGACGGTACGACGGGCCGCCTGGTAACGACACTGACGTGA